A genomic window from Mycetohabitans rhizoxinica HKI 454 includes:
- a CDS encoding IS110 family transposase — translation MTFERLVEQNMPPSSLVQGVLDILIDSLRHIGTQINAFDQAIRRVAQASPVCRRLMTVPGVGSLTAVAFASAVDNPDRFSSVRDIGPYLGLTPTKYQSGNVDRNAGISKAGCRLTRHLLFEAASSLISRYRQDCDLRRWALTLIPRIGARKAMVATARKLATVLLSMWKGQTDFKVMTEWIRFDYLHCQTRTPHSG, via the coding sequence GTGACATTCGAACGGCTTGTCGAGCAAAACATGCCCCCTTCATCTCTCGTACAAGGCGTACTTGATATCCTAATAGATAGCTTGCGCCATATTGGAACTCAAATTAATGCATTCGATCAGGCCATCCGTCGCGTGGCTCAAGCAAGTCCGGTCTGCCGACGCTTAATGACCGTGCCCGGCGTGGGCTCGCTGACTGCAGTGGCGTTTGCATCGGCTGTGGATAATCCTGACCGCTTCTCAAGCGTGCGTGACATTGGACCCTACCTTGGGCTGACGCCGACGAAATATCAATCCGGCAATGTCGATCGCAACGCAGGTATTTCGAAAGCAGGATGCCGGCTTACGCGCCATCTACTGTTCGAAGCGGCGTCTTCTCTAATCTCCCGATACCGGCAGGACTGCGATCTGAGACGATGGGCACTGACGCTTATTCCTCGCATTGGCGCTCGCAAGGCGATGGTCGCCACCGCGCGCAAATTAGCGACCGTACTGCTCTCTATGTGGAAGGGGCAAACAGACTTCAAGGTAATGACAGAGTGGATTCGATTTGACTATTTGCACTGCCAGACCCGAACACCTCATTCAGGCTGA
- a CDS encoding KamA family radical SAM protein yields the protein MSQKASQTKFKPYTRQSIQQAHQWATLPENLREAVKVISRVLPFRTNQYVLDTLINWERVPDDPIYRLTFPHSDMLPADEYATLRDLVLIKQDEAAIENEVRKIRMRMNPHPAGQMTHNVPILDGKRMHGLQHKYKETVLFFPSAGQTCHAYCTFCFRWPQFVGMEGLKFDAKASNELVAYLRRHTEVTDVLITGGDPLIMNTRSLADYIEPLLSPELAHIQNIRIGTKSVAYWPQRFVTDKDADDLLWLFEKVVNAGKNLAVMGHYNHPVELRPDIAQKAVKRIVSSGATLRMQSPLIRHINDDAKAWAELWTTGVRLGAIPYYMFIERDTGPRQYFQLPLIKSYEIFQAAYQSVSGLSRTVRGPSMSAFPGKVVVDGIATIQGEKVFALQFLQARNPDWVRRPFYAKFDPNAMWLNDLTPAFGEKRFFFEEGISPEIIEKSSADTKPIVMLASHPLK from the coding sequence ATGAGTCAAAAAGCTTCTCAAACAAAATTTAAACCTTATACACGCCAATCCATTCAACAAGCGCATCAGTGGGCAACACTTCCCGAAAATCTACGTGAAGCAGTAAAAGTCATTTCTCGCGTTCTCCCATTCCGGACCAATCAATATGTTCTAGATACACTTATTAACTGGGAGCGTGTGCCAGATGACCCGATTTACCGCCTGACCTTTCCTCACTCAGATATGCTGCCGGCCGATGAATATGCAACGCTTCGGGACTTAGTGCTCATTAAGCAAGACGAAGCAGCCATCGAAAATGAGGTTAGAAAAATCCGCATGCGGATGAATCCACATCCAGCAGGACAAATGACACACAACGTCCCGATTTTAGACGGCAAGCGAATGCACGGCCTTCAGCATAAATATAAAGAAACGGTCTTGTTTTTCCCCAGTGCGGGACAAACTTGTCATGCTTATTGCACATTTTGCTTTCGCTGGCCGCAATTCGTCGGCATGGAAGGCCTGAAATTCGATGCAAAAGCATCGAATGAATTAGTCGCCTATCTGCGGCGGCACACAGAAGTCACCGATGTGCTGATCACTGGTGGTGACCCACTCATCATGAACACGCGCTCGCTAGCAGATTACATCGAACCGCTGCTCAGCCCTGAACTAGCCCATATTCAAAATATCCGTATCGGCACCAAATCCGTTGCTTATTGGCCGCAAAGATTTGTAACAGATAAAGATGCTGATGATCTTTTGTGGCTTTTTGAAAAGGTTGTCAATGCCGGCAAAAATCTTGCTGTAATGGGCCACTACAATCATCCAGTCGAATTACGTCCAGATATCGCACAAAAAGCCGTGAAGCGCATCGTGTCATCTGGCGCCACGTTACGGATGCAATCACCTTTAATTCGTCACATCAATGACGATGCAAAAGCATGGGCTGAACTTTGGACGACGGGCGTTCGATTAGGGGCAATTCCTTATTACATGTTCATCGAGCGTGATACAGGCCCGCGCCAATACTTCCAGCTCCCTTTAATTAAATCCTACGAAATTTTCCAAGCAGCTTACCAGTCCGTCTCAGGTTTGTCTCGGACAGTGCGTGGTCCTTCAATGAGCGCTTTTCCGGGTAAAGTTGTCGTTGATGGTATCGCAACGATACAGGGTGAAAAAGTGTTTGCTTTGCAATTTTTGCAAGCACGCAATCCGGATTGGGTACGCAGACCTTTTTATGCAAAATTTGACCCGAACGCAATGTGGCTTAATGATCTGACTCCTGCGTTTGGCGAAAAGCGTTTTTTCTTTGAAGAAGGGATCTCGCCAGAAATAATAGAGAAATCGTCAGCCGACACGAAGCCAATCGTCATGTTGGCTTCCCATCCATTAAAGTAG
- a CDS encoding helix-turn-helix domain-containing protein, with amino-acid sequence MTQENGPRSKLARTVGQAVARQRRLRGLTQEQRSEAAGLAQASLSQIERGKILPGLDQLAQLAQLLNC; translated from the coding sequence GTGACGCAGGAAAATGGCCCGCGCAGCAAATTGGCGCGGACGGTAGGCCAAGCCGTCGCGCGTCAGCGCAGGCTGCGTGGCTTGACACAGGAGCAGCGCTCGGAAGCGGCGGGACTGGCGCAGGCCTCGCTGTCGCAAATTGAGCGCGGCAAAATATTACCTGGACTTGACCAGCTGGCACAGCTTGCGCAACTGCTCAATTGTTGA
- a CDS encoding H-NS family nucleoid-associated regulatory protein has translation MATYQELRAQIEKLEAEAEALRARELETVIAQMREKITELGITAEDLFGRKRQARGTAHAKQPEPKYQNPKTGETWSGRGRAPSWIGKNRERFLIQK, from the coding sequence ATGGCGACATACCAAGAGTTGCGCGCTCAAATTGAAAAGCTTGAAGCGGAGGCAGAAGCCTTACGGGCGCGAGAATTGGAAACGGTGATCGCACAAATGCGTGAGAAGATCACCGAATTGGGGATCACGGCCGAAGATTTATTTGGGCGTAAGCGTCAAGCTCGCGGCACTGCCCATGCGAAGCAGCCGGAGCCGAAATACCAGAATCCCAAAACGGGTGAGACCTGGAGCGGTAGAGGTCGGGCGCCGTCATGGATTGGAAAGAATCGCGAGCGCTTCTTAATCCAAAAATAA